In Sphingobacterium zeae, one genomic interval encodes:
- a CDS encoding lactonase family protein, which yields MKKAFIYLMAILPLASFAQQIPMFVGTYTSKTESKGIYIYNFDVKTGDATLLSTQESKDPSFLARSNNFIYAVNEIPNQEGTVSAYSFKDGHLTFLNSLPSGGGAPCFVEVHPNGSLLAVANYTGGSAALFDLESNGVLSKRARLIQHEGKGVDPVRQEKPHVHSTFFSKKGDKLYIQDLGLDEISIYPVNKAGNVYSLAEESEDIFTPAGGGPRHIAFDKKEKFLYVILEMTGQIAFYKKDGNAWMYQSTFDINPEGFKGSNGGADIKMSADGKFLYATNRGDANTIATFSVEKDGELKKIANMAVKGKGPRNFILSPDGKYLLVANQYTNNIVLFSRDTKTGLLTDTGKEIAVPAPVCILF from the coding sequence ATGAAAAAAGCATTTATTTATTTGATGGCAATTTTACCGCTAGCGAGTTTCGCCCAACAAATTCCTATGTTTGTGGGTACGTACACCAGTAAAACCGAGAGCAAGGGGATTTATATCTATAATTTTGATGTTAAAACCGGTGACGCAACATTATTGAGTACACAGGAGAGTAAAGACCCTTCATTCCTGGCAAGGAGTAACAACTTTATCTATGCCGTTAATGAGATTCCGAATCAAGAAGGGACAGTTTCAGCCTATTCTTTTAAAGACGGTCATTTAACTTTTTTAAATTCGCTTCCTTCGGGGGGTGGGGCGCCTTGTTTCGTCGAGGTACATCCTAATGGAAGCCTGCTGGCCGTAGCAAACTATACAGGCGGATCTGCGGCTCTTTTTGATCTAGAAAGTAACGGAGTATTAAGTAAAAGAGCGCGACTCATACAACATGAAGGTAAGGGAGTGGATCCCGTTCGGCAAGAAAAACCACATGTACATTCTACTTTTTTCTCTAAAAAGGGGGATAAGTTGTATATCCAAGATCTTGGTTTGGATGAGATTTCTATTTATCCGGTGAATAAAGCGGGAAATGTCTATAGCCTTGCTGAGGAATCGGAAGATATCTTTACACCTGCGGGCGGAGGTCCGCGACATATTGCATTTGATAAGAAAGAGAAATTCTTGTATGTTATATTGGAAATGACAGGTCAAATTGCATTTTATAAGAAAGATGGCAATGCGTGGATGTATCAAAGTACATTTGATATCAATCCGGAAGGTTTTAAAGGAAGTAATGGTGGGGCAGATATCAAGATGTCTGCTGATGGCAAATTTTTGTATGCAACCAATCGGGGCGATGCCAATACGATAGCTACTTTTTCCGTAGAGAAAGATGGAGAATTAAAGAAAATAGCCAATATGGCGGTTAAAGGTAAGGGACCGCGTAACTTTATTCTTTCTCCCGATGGTAAATATCTTTTGGTAGCCAATCAATATACGAACAACATTGTTTTGTTTAGCCGGGATACAAAAACTGGTTTGTTAACGGATACCGGTAAAGAAATTGCTGTGCCAGCTCCTGTTTGTATTCTATTTTAA
- the mnhG gene encoding monovalent cation/H(+) antiporter subunit G has translation MNDITLAILSTIGALAILFASIGILRMPDFYLRLSVTVKAATLGVGLLLICAAVTFPDVSVTTKAIAIGFFLILTAPVAAHMIGRAAYIQRVKTWKGTTLNDLEKEGKLDCRKEDF, from the coding sequence ATGAATGATATTACTTTAGCTATACTCAGCACGATAGGGGCGCTGGCCATATTGTTTGCTTCTATTGGCATCTTGCGGATGCCGGATTTTTATTTACGTCTTTCCGTAACCGTCAAGGCGGCAACATTGGGTGTTGGGCTATTGCTCATCTGTGCTGCGGTGACTTTCCCGGATGTATCTGTAACAACAAAGGCCATAGCTATTGGTTTCTTCCTGATCCTAACGGCGCCAGTTGCAGCACACATGATTGGCCGAGCGGCATATATACAACGGGTAAAAACATGGAAGGGAACCACCTTAAATGATCTCGAAAAAGAGGGTAAATTAGATTGCAGAAAAGAAGATTTTTAA